Proteins from a genomic interval of Drosophila melanogaster chromosome 2R:
- the CG34207 gene encoding uncharacterized protein has product MFEYSFMFESSGCEGKFLGMPYDGEFEAMWQQIGNELRSRHNRFLGMPFDSGFERMWRQVREELKRDREDNELALCFQRNLSTYVKEEGDVGQLESFIERR; this is encoded by the coding sequence ATGTTTGAGTACTCCTTCATGTTCGAATCCTCCGGATGTGAGGGTAAATTTCTAGGGATGCCCTACGACGGGGAATTCGAGGCAATGTGGCAGCAGATCGGCAATGAACTCCGTTCCAGACATAATCGCTTCCTGGGAATGCCGTTCGATAGTGGATTTGAACGGATGTGGCGGCAGGTCAGAGAGGAACTGAAACGGGATCGGGAAGATAACGAATTGGCACTCTGTTTCCAGCGGAATTTGAGCACCTACGTAAAGGAGGAAGGGGATGTCGGTCAACTTGAGTCTTTTATTGAACGCagataa
- the Gp150 gene encoding Gp150, isoform E: protein MSRQSTCRLVLLLAFTLALIHASHSNTVGPKIHFIHDDLTENELNSGEEVSPTESLPKISTPKVKDLPVETTTRSPTKKTTSSGTEKSLSEEAWNDLMEAAKHSQALADDPHFNKMLNTTVAAGEKNSTDTDDSEYYDYDDDYNYFDEETVTISPSPKKAKSNPKLQPIVDATITKSKTKESANDIDSDSQYDYDEGLDDDDDEDDAADDLLTDDEQVVFSEDVPCPRFCQCARNVNSYLVATCSRLDMGIQKFGSDITDLVVTNVGPKYPILMGPNFFQNLGLKNVASIKIANCTLEYLHAEAFHGLNELYAVNLTDVGLAIINPDTFVGNKKLRMLTISGNDLSVMSSIHYLLKSSSIEELDFSRNNLMELNPKAFSHLSNVVYINLSQNSLKKLPEKAFEKVTLLEELDLSYNSLTELPRDIFNGTTLSILHLKYNTFNGDLHFGTKDLQQLDLSFNSIVQVHHSMFDKMPGLTNLNLKGNGIKKIQPDSFLTLKNLRHIDLSINDLDQISGMLFFKNSELDVIRLNDNPRLSQLPTDGFLSYSGEFTVYYLDISNCAIGPLGHKAFSTMPHLTTLKLAWNNINHLPREIFTGLHKLIDLDLSNNLITRMDDLIFMDNGELTKLSLAGNPISRLSVRLFLPLHQLRCLDVNDCELTTLLSDRDLGAGYKIFDSLRSFNASGNLIKKISSEDVKSFKNLRSLDITNNPLKCTPDFQEFISYVTLQMQMTPKRLPVLANLEDDATIVQLETLAQAGWSSLAHEVCKHAEGSDLLDEKKADSAEAKLEKRLKESVKKLNEDEAKLLSVLDKSVLDKSRLSSMQKIMKGSVNTETAKPEEDADEENLNNGGEDKEDDSSDYDSEEDDDDDDEDDDDDNNDDDRFEEAKKNAKAKADANKAFDTFVNKELKPVLKTDGIQAEEVDMSQETRDKFLLEKLGFDSESEESDEYTEKMIFHGELSYDLVVPLIVVSFCLLMIVLSIARVIYVVLRKRGERYRMALLASKNSFVYQKLSEDIVKPTSKEQKEPKHLKQPKVHRYAPINQV, encoded by the exons ATGAGTCGCCAGTCGACTTGCAGGCTAGTCCTGCTGCTGGCCTTTACCCTGGCCCTAATCCACGCCAGCCACTCAAATACCGTGGGCCCCAAGATCCACTTCATTCATGACGATCTGACGGAAAACGAGCTGAACTCTGGAGAGGAGGTGAGCCCGACCGAGAGTCTGCCCAAAATCTCCACCCCCAAGGTAAAGGATTTACCCGTGGAGACGACCACCAGGAGCCCCACAAAAAAAACCACGTCCTCCGGCACCGAGAAGTCCCTTAGCGAGGAGGCTTGGAATGATCTGATGGAGGCGGCCAAGCACAGCCAAGCTTTGGCTGATGATCCACACTTCAACAAGATGCTCAATACTACCGTCGCCGCCGGGGAGAAGAACTCCACCGATACCGACGATAGCGAATACTATGACTACGATGATGATTACAACTATTTCGATGAGGAGACGGTGACGATTTCCCCCAGTCCCAAGAAGGCCAAGAGCAACCCCAAGCTGCAGCCCATTGTGGATGCCACCATCACGAAGTCCAAG ACCAAAGAGAGTGCTAACGATATCGACAGCGACTCTCAATATGACTACGACGAGGGTctggatgatgatgatgacgaggaCGATGCCGCTGACGACCTTTTGACCGATGATGAGCAAGTTGTCTTCAGCGAGGACGTTCCGTGTCCAAGATTCTGCCAGTGTGCCCGGAATGTCAACAGCTATCTGGTGGCCACCTGCAGCAGACTTGACATGGGCATCCAGAAGTTTGGCTCTGACATTACGGATTTGGTTGTGACCAATGTGGGTCCTAAGTACCCCATCCTGATGGGACCCAACTTCTTCCAGAATCTGGGTCTTAAGAACGTGGCTTCCATCAAGATCGCCAACTGCACCTTGGAGTACCTGCACGCCGAGGCCTTCCACGGACTGAACGAGCTGTACGCTGTTAACTTGACGGATGTTGGTTTGGCTATCATTAATCCCGATACCTTTGTTGGAAACAAGAAACTGCGCATGCTGACCATTTCGGGTAACGACTTGAGTGTGATGTCCAGCATTCACTATTTGCTGAAG TCTTCCAGCATTGAGGAGCTGGACTTCTCGCGCAACAACCTTATGGAGTTGAATCCCAAGGCCTTCTCCCATCTATCCAATGTCGTCTACATTAACTTGAGCCAGAACAGTCTCAAGAAACTGCCCGAGAAGGCTTTCGAGAAGGTTACTCTTCTGGAAGAATTGGATCTGTCTTACAACTCGCTGACTGAATTGCCCCGCGATATCTTCAATGGCACCACCCTGTCCATACTGCACCTGAAGTACAATACCTTCAATGGCGATCTGCACTTTGGCACCAAGGATCTGCAGCAGCTGGACTTGAGCTTTAACTCGATTGTCCAAGTGCACCACAGCATGTTCGACAAGATGCCCGGTCTGACCAACCTGAACCTCAAGGGCAATGGCATTAAGAAGATCCAACCGGACTCGTTCCTTACTTTGAAGAACCTGCGCCACATCGATTTGTCCATCAACGATCTGGACCAGATCTCGGGAATGCTGTTCTTTAAGAACTCTGAGCTGGATGTGATCCGTTTGAACGACAATCCTCGTCTGAGCCAGTTGCCCACCGATGGCTTCTTGAGCTACAGTGGGGAGTTCACCGTCTACTACCTGGATATTTCCAATTGCGCCATCGGTCCATTGGGTCACAAGGCCTTCTCCACTATGCCGCATTTGACCACCTTGAAGTTGGCCTGGAACAACATTAATCATCTGCCGCGCGAGATTTTCACTGGACTGCACAAGCTGATTGACTTGGATCTGAGCAACAACCTGATCACCCGCATGGACGATCTGATCTTCATGGACAACGGAGAGCTGACTAAGCTCAGTCTGGCTGGAAATCCCATTAGCCGCTTGTCCGTCCGCCTCTTCCTGCCGCTGCACCAACTGCGATGCCTGGACGTCAATGACTGCGAGCTTACCACCTTGCTCTCCGATCGCGACTTGGGTGCGGGTTACAAGATCTTTGACAGCCTGCGCTCCTTTAACGCCTCTGGTAATTTGATCAAGAAGATCTCTTCGGAGGATGTGAAGAGCTTCAAGAACCTGCGTTCTCTGGATATCACCAACAATCCGCTGAAGTGCACTCCCGACTTCCAGGAGTTCATCAGCTACGTCACTCTTCAGATGCAGATGACTCCCAAGCGTCTGCCCGTGCTGGCCAATCTGGAGGACGATGCTACTATTGTGCAGCTGGAGACTCTGGCTCAGGCTGGTTGGTCGTCTTTGGCCCACGAGGTGTGCAAGCATGCCGAAGGATCAGATCTCTTGGACGAAAAGAAGGCCGACAGTGCCGAAGCCAAACTGGAGAAGCGTCTGAAGGAAAGCGTGAAGAAGCTTAACGAGGATGAGGCTAAGTTGCTGAGTGTCCTGGACAAGAGTGTGCTAGACAAGAGCAGGCTGAGCAGCATGCAGAAGATCATGAAGGGATCGGTGAACACTGAAACCGCGAAGCCTGAGGAAGATGCTGACGAGGAGAATCTGAACAATGGCGGCGAGGATAAGGAGGATGACAGCAGTGACTATGACAGTgaggaggatgatgatgacgatgatgaggacgatgatgatgacaacAACGATGATGATCGCTTCGAGGAGGCCAAGAAGAATGCCAAGGCTAAGGCCGATGCTAACAAGGCCTTCGACACGTTCGTGAACAAGGAACTGAAGCCAGTCCTGAAGACCGATGGTATCCAGGCGGAGGAAGTGGACATGTCTCAGGAGACCCGTGATAAATTCCTTCTGG AGAAACTGGGCTTCGACAGCGAAAGCGAGGAGTCAGATGAGTACACCGAGAAGATGATCTTCCACGGCGAACTATCCTACGACCTGGTGGTCCCACTGATCGTCGTGTCCTTCTGCCTCCTGATGATCGTGCTGTCCATCGCCCGAGTGATCTACGTGGTGCTGCGCAAGCGCGGCGAGCGCTATCGCATGGCGCTGCTGGCCTCAAAGAACTCGTTCGTATACCAGAAGTTGAGCGAGGACATCGTGAAGCCGACCAGCAAGGAGCAGAAGGAGCCCAAGCATCTGAAGCAGCCAAAGGTGCACCGATACGCGCCCATCAATCAGGTCTAA
- the Gp150 gene encoding Gp150, isoform D: MHNLITGPHLLSNPHDISGLPIYRKMSRQSTCRLVLLLAFTLALIHASHSNTVGPKIHFIHDDLTENELNSGEEVSPTESLPKISTPKVKDLPVETTTRSPTKKTTSSGTEKSLSEEAWNDLMEAAKHSQALADDPHFNKMLNTTVAAGEKNSTDTDDSEYYDYDDDYNYFDEETVTISPSPKKAKSNPKLQPIVDATITKSKSKSNDQKTKESANDIDSDSQYDYDEGLDDDDDEDDAADDLLTDDEQVVFSEDVPCPRFCQCARNVNSYLVATCSRLDMGIQKFGSDITDLVVTNVGPKYPILMGPNFFQNLGLKNVASIKIANCTLEYLHAEAFHGLNELYAVNLTDVGLAIINPDTFVGNKKLRMLTISGNDLSVMSSIHYLLKSSSIEELDFSRNNLMELNPKAFSHLSNVVYINLSQNSLKKLPEKAFEKVTLLEELDLSYNSLTELPRDIFNGTTLSILHLKYNTFNGDLHFGTKDLQQLDLSFNSIVQVHHSMFDKMPGLTNLNLKGNGIKKIQPDSFLTLKNLRHIDLSINDLDQISGMLFFKNSELDVIRLNDNPRLSQLPTDGFLSYSGEFTVYYLDISNCAIGPLGHKAFSTMPHLTTLKLAWNNINHLPREIFTGLHKLIDLDLSNNLITRMDDLIFMDNGELTKLSLAGNPISRLSVRLFLPLHQLRCLDVNDCELTTLLSDRDLGAGYKIFDSLRSFNASGNLIKKISSEDVKSFKNLRSLDITNNPLKCTPDFQEFISYVTLQMQMTPKRLPVLANLEDDATIVQLETLAQAGWSSLAHEVCKHAEGSDLLDEKKADSAEAKLEKRLKESVKKLNEDEAKLLSVLDKSVLDKSRLSSMQKIMKGSVNTETAKPEEDADEENLNNGGEDKEDDSSDYDSEEDDDDDDEDDDDDNNDDDRFEEAKKNAKAKADANKAFDTFVNKELKPVLKTDGIQAEEVDMSQETRDKFLLEKLGFDSESEESDEYTEKMIFHGELSYDLVVPLIVVSFCLLMIVLSIARVIYVVLRKRGERYRMALLASKNSFVYQKLSEDIVKPTSKEQKEPKHLKQPKVHRYAPINQV; encoded by the exons ATGCACAATTTGATAACCGGGCCCCATCTGCTCTCCAATCCACATGACATTTCTGG TTTGCCCATCTACAGGAAAATGAGTCGCCAGTCGACTTGCAGGCTAGTCCTGCTGCTGGCCTTTACCCTGGCCCTAATCCACGCCAGCCACTCAAATACCGTGGGCCCCAAGATCCACTTCATTCATGACGATCTGACGGAAAACGAGCTGAACTCTGGAGAGGAGGTGAGCCCGACCGAGAGTCTGCCCAAAATCTCCACCCCCAAGGTAAAGGATTTACCCGTGGAGACGACCACCAGGAGCCCCACAAAAAAAACCACGTCCTCCGGCACCGAGAAGTCCCTTAGCGAGGAGGCTTGGAATGATCTGATGGAGGCGGCCAAGCACAGCCAAGCTTTGGCTGATGATCCACACTTCAACAAGATGCTCAATACTACCGTCGCCGCCGGGGAGAAGAACTCCACCGATACCGACGATAGCGAATACTATGACTACGATGATGATTACAACTATTTCGATGAGGAGACGGTGACGATTTCCCCCAGTCCCAAGAAGGCCAAGAGCAACCCCAAGCTGCAGCCCATTGTGGATGCCACCATCACGAAGTCCAAG AGCAAATCCAACGACCAAAAGACCAAAGAGAGTGCTAACGATATCGACAGCGACTCTCAATATGACTACGACGAGGGTctggatgatgatgatgacgaggaCGATGCCGCTGACGACCTTTTGACCGATGATGAGCAAGTTGTCTTCAGCGAGGACGTTCCGTGTCCAAGATTCTGCCAGTGTGCCCGGAATGTCAACAGCTATCTGGTGGCCACCTGCAGCAGACTTGACATGGGCATCCAGAAGTTTGGCTCTGACATTACGGATTTGGTTGTGACCAATGTGGGTCCTAAGTACCCCATCCTGATGGGACCCAACTTCTTCCAGAATCTGGGTCTTAAGAACGTGGCTTCCATCAAGATCGCCAACTGCACCTTGGAGTACCTGCACGCCGAGGCCTTCCACGGACTGAACGAGCTGTACGCTGTTAACTTGACGGATGTTGGTTTGGCTATCATTAATCCCGATACCTTTGTTGGAAACAAGAAACTGCGCATGCTGACCATTTCGGGTAACGACTTGAGTGTGATGTCCAGCATTCACTATTTGCTGAAG TCTTCCAGCATTGAGGAGCTGGACTTCTCGCGCAACAACCTTATGGAGTTGAATCCCAAGGCCTTCTCCCATCTATCCAATGTCGTCTACATTAACTTGAGCCAGAACAGTCTCAAGAAACTGCCCGAGAAGGCTTTCGAGAAGGTTACTCTTCTGGAAGAATTGGATCTGTCTTACAACTCGCTGACTGAATTGCCCCGCGATATCTTCAATGGCACCACCCTGTCCATACTGCACCTGAAGTACAATACCTTCAATGGCGATCTGCACTTTGGCACCAAGGATCTGCAGCAGCTGGACTTGAGCTTTAACTCGATTGTCCAAGTGCACCACAGCATGTTCGACAAGATGCCCGGTCTGACCAACCTGAACCTCAAGGGCAATGGCATTAAGAAGATCCAACCGGACTCGTTCCTTACTTTGAAGAACCTGCGCCACATCGATTTGTCCATCAACGATCTGGACCAGATCTCGGGAATGCTGTTCTTTAAGAACTCTGAGCTGGATGTGATCCGTTTGAACGACAATCCTCGTCTGAGCCAGTTGCCCACCGATGGCTTCTTGAGCTACAGTGGGGAGTTCACCGTCTACTACCTGGATATTTCCAATTGCGCCATCGGTCCATTGGGTCACAAGGCCTTCTCCACTATGCCGCATTTGACCACCTTGAAGTTGGCCTGGAACAACATTAATCATCTGCCGCGCGAGATTTTCACTGGACTGCACAAGCTGATTGACTTGGATCTGAGCAACAACCTGATCACCCGCATGGACGATCTGATCTTCATGGACAACGGAGAGCTGACTAAGCTCAGTCTGGCTGGAAATCCCATTAGCCGCTTGTCCGTCCGCCTCTTCCTGCCGCTGCACCAACTGCGATGCCTGGACGTCAATGACTGCGAGCTTACCACCTTGCTCTCCGATCGCGACTTGGGTGCGGGTTACAAGATCTTTGACAGCCTGCGCTCCTTTAACGCCTCTGGTAATTTGATCAAGAAGATCTCTTCGGAGGATGTGAAGAGCTTCAAGAACCTGCGTTCTCTGGATATCACCAACAATCCGCTGAAGTGCACTCCCGACTTCCAGGAGTTCATCAGCTACGTCACTCTTCAGATGCAGATGACTCCCAAGCGTCTGCCCGTGCTGGCCAATCTGGAGGACGATGCTACTATTGTGCAGCTGGAGACTCTGGCTCAGGCTGGTTGGTCGTCTTTGGCCCACGAGGTGTGCAAGCATGCCGAAGGATCAGATCTCTTGGACGAAAAGAAGGCCGACAGTGCCGAAGCCAAACTGGAGAAGCGTCTGAAGGAAAGCGTGAAGAAGCTTAACGAGGATGAGGCTAAGTTGCTGAGTGTCCTGGACAAGAGTGTGCTAGACAAGAGCAGGCTGAGCAGCATGCAGAAGATCATGAAGGGATCGGTGAACACTGAAACCGCGAAGCCTGAGGAAGATGCTGACGAGGAGAATCTGAACAATGGCGGCGAGGATAAGGAGGATGACAGCAGTGACTATGACAGTgaggaggatgatgatgacgatgatgaggacgatgatgatgacaacAACGATGATGATCGCTTCGAGGAGGCCAAGAAGAATGCCAAGGCTAAGGCCGATGCTAACAAGGCCTTCGACACGTTCGTGAACAAGGAACTGAAGCCAGTCCTGAAGACCGATGGTATCCAGGCGGAGGAAGTGGACATGTCTCAGGAGACCCGTGATAAATTCCTTCTGG AGAAACTGGGCTTCGACAGCGAAAGCGAGGAGTCAGATGAGTACACCGAGAAGATGATCTTCCACGGCGAACTATCCTACGACCTGGTGGTCCCACTGATCGTCGTGTCCTTCTGCCTCCTGATGATCGTGCTGTCCATCGCCCGAGTGATCTACGTGGTGCTGCGCAAGCGCGGCGAGCGCTATCGCATGGCGCTGCTGGCCTCAAAGAACTCGTTCGTATACCAGAAGTTGAGCGAGGACATCGTGAAGCCGACCAGCAAGGAGCAGAAGGAGCCCAAGCATCTGAAGCAGCCAAAGGTGCACCGATACGCGCCCATCAATCAGGTCTAA
- the Gp150 gene encoding Gp150, isoform B has product MSRQSTCRLVLLLAFTLALIHASHSNTVGPKIHFIHDDLTENELNSGEEVSPTESLPKISTPKVKDLPVETTTRSPTKKTTSSGTEKSLSEEAWNDLMEAAKHSQALADDPHFNKMLNTTVAAGEKNSTDTDDSEYYDYDDDYNYFDEETVTISPSPKKAKSNPKLQPIVDATITKSKSKSNDQKTKESANDIDSDSQYDYDEGLDDDDDEDDAADDLLTDDEQVVFSEDVPCPRFCQCARNVNSYLVATCSRLDMGIQKFGSDITDLVVTNVGPKYPILMGPNFFQNLGLKNVASIKIANCTLEYLHAEAFHGLNELYAVNLTDVGLAIINPDTFVGNKKLRMLTISGNDLSVMSSIHYLLKSSSIEELDFSRNNLMELNPKAFSHLSNVVYINLSQNSLKKLPEKAFEKVTLLEELDLSYNSLTELPRDIFNGTTLSILHLKYNTFNGDLHFGTKDLQQLDLSFNSIVQVHHSMFDKMPGLTNLNLKGNGIKKIQPDSFLTLKNLRHIDLSINDLDQISGMLFFKNSELDVIRLNDNPRLSQLPTDGFLSYSGEFTVYYLDISNCAIGPLGHKAFSTMPHLTTLKLAWNNINHLPREIFTGLHKLIDLDLSNNLITRMDDLIFMDNGELTKLSLAGNPISRLSVRLFLPLHQLRCLDVNDCELTTLLSDRDLGAGYKIFDSLRSFNASGNLIKKISSEDVKSFKNLRSLDITNNPLKCTPDFQEFISYVTLQMQMTPKRLPVLANLEDDATIVQLETLAQAGWSSLAHEVCKHAEGSDLLDEKKADSAEAKLEKRLKESVKKLNEDEAKLLSVLDKSVLDKSRLSSMQKIMKGSVNTETAKPEEDADEENLNNGGEDKEDDSSDYDSEEDDDDDDEDDDDDNNDDDRFEEAKKNAKAKADANKAFDTFVNKELKPVLKTDGIQAEEVDMSQETRDKFLLEKLGFDSESEESDEYTEKMIFHGELSYDLVVPLIVVSFCLLMIVLSIARVIYVVLRKRGERYRMALLASKNSFVYQKLSEDIVKPTSKEQKEPKHLKQPKVHRYAPINQV; this is encoded by the exons ATGAGTCGCCAGTCGACTTGCAGGCTAGTCCTGCTGCTGGCCTTTACCCTGGCCCTAATCCACGCCAGCCACTCAAATACCGTGGGCCCCAAGATCCACTTCATTCATGACGATCTGACGGAAAACGAGCTGAACTCTGGAGAGGAGGTGAGCCCGACCGAGAGTCTGCCCAAAATCTCCACCCCCAAGGTAAAGGATTTACCCGTGGAGACGACCACCAGGAGCCCCACAAAAAAAACCACGTCCTCCGGCACCGAGAAGTCCCTTAGCGAGGAGGCTTGGAATGATCTGATGGAGGCGGCCAAGCACAGCCAAGCTTTGGCTGATGATCCACACTTCAACAAGATGCTCAATACTACCGTCGCCGCCGGGGAGAAGAACTCCACCGATACCGACGATAGCGAATACTATGACTACGATGATGATTACAACTATTTCGATGAGGAGACGGTGACGATTTCCCCCAGTCCCAAGAAGGCCAAGAGCAACCCCAAGCTGCAGCCCATTGTGGATGCCACCATCACGAAGTCCAAG AGCAAATCCAACGACCAAAAGACCAAAGAGAGTGCTAACGATATCGACAGCGACTCTCAATATGACTACGACGAGGGTctggatgatgatgatgacgaggaCGATGCCGCTGACGACCTTTTGACCGATGATGAGCAAGTTGTCTTCAGCGAGGACGTTCCGTGTCCAAGATTCTGCCAGTGTGCCCGGAATGTCAACAGCTATCTGGTGGCCACCTGCAGCAGACTTGACATGGGCATCCAGAAGTTTGGCTCTGACATTACGGATTTGGTTGTGACCAATGTGGGTCCTAAGTACCCCATCCTGATGGGACCCAACTTCTTCCAGAATCTGGGTCTTAAGAACGTGGCTTCCATCAAGATCGCCAACTGCACCTTGGAGTACCTGCACGCCGAGGCCTTCCACGGACTGAACGAGCTGTACGCTGTTAACTTGACGGATGTTGGTTTGGCTATCATTAATCCCGATACCTTTGTTGGAAACAAGAAACTGCGCATGCTGACCATTTCGGGTAACGACTTGAGTGTGATGTCCAGCATTCACTATTTGCTGAAG TCTTCCAGCATTGAGGAGCTGGACTTCTCGCGCAACAACCTTATGGAGTTGAATCCCAAGGCCTTCTCCCATCTATCCAATGTCGTCTACATTAACTTGAGCCAGAACAGTCTCAAGAAACTGCCCGAGAAGGCTTTCGAGAAGGTTACTCTTCTGGAAGAATTGGATCTGTCTTACAACTCGCTGACTGAATTGCCCCGCGATATCTTCAATGGCACCACCCTGTCCATACTGCACCTGAAGTACAATACCTTCAATGGCGATCTGCACTTTGGCACCAAGGATCTGCAGCAGCTGGACTTGAGCTTTAACTCGATTGTCCAAGTGCACCACAGCATGTTCGACAAGATGCCCGGTCTGACCAACCTGAACCTCAAGGGCAATGGCATTAAGAAGATCCAACCGGACTCGTTCCTTACTTTGAAGAACCTGCGCCACATCGATTTGTCCATCAACGATCTGGACCAGATCTCGGGAATGCTGTTCTTTAAGAACTCTGAGCTGGATGTGATCCGTTTGAACGACAATCCTCGTCTGAGCCAGTTGCCCACCGATGGCTTCTTGAGCTACAGTGGGGAGTTCACCGTCTACTACCTGGATATTTCCAATTGCGCCATCGGTCCATTGGGTCACAAGGCCTTCTCCACTATGCCGCATTTGACCACCTTGAAGTTGGCCTGGAACAACATTAATCATCTGCCGCGCGAGATTTTCACTGGACTGCACAAGCTGATTGACTTGGATCTGAGCAACAACCTGATCACCCGCATGGACGATCTGATCTTCATGGACAACGGAGAGCTGACTAAGCTCAGTCTGGCTGGAAATCCCATTAGCCGCTTGTCCGTCCGCCTCTTCCTGCCGCTGCACCAACTGCGATGCCTGGACGTCAATGACTGCGAGCTTACCACCTTGCTCTCCGATCGCGACTTGGGTGCGGGTTACAAGATCTTTGACAGCCTGCGCTCCTTTAACGCCTCTGGTAATTTGATCAAGAAGATCTCTTCGGAGGATGTGAAGAGCTTCAAGAACCTGCGTTCTCTGGATATCACCAACAATCCGCTGAAGTGCACTCCCGACTTCCAGGAGTTCATCAGCTACGTCACTCTTCAGATGCAGATGACTCCCAAGCGTCTGCCCGTGCTGGCCAATCTGGAGGACGATGCTACTATTGTGCAGCTGGAGACTCTGGCTCAGGCTGGTTGGTCGTCTTTGGCCCACGAGGTGTGCAAGCATGCCGAAGGATCAGATCTCTTGGACGAAAAGAAGGCCGACAGTGCCGAAGCCAAACTGGAGAAGCGTCTGAAGGAAAGCGTGAAGAAGCTTAACGAGGATGAGGCTAAGTTGCTGAGTGTCCTGGACAAGAGTGTGCTAGACAAGAGCAGGCTGAGCAGCATGCAGAAGATCATGAAGGGATCGGTGAACACTGAAACCGCGAAGCCTGAGGAAGATGCTGACGAGGAGAATCTGAACAATGGCGGCGAGGATAAGGAGGATGACAGCAGTGACTATGACAGTgaggaggatgatgatgacgatgatgaggacgatgatgatgacaacAACGATGATGATCGCTTCGAGGAGGCCAAGAAGAATGCCAAGGCTAAGGCCGATGCTAACAAGGCCTTCGACACGTTCGTGAACAAGGAACTGAAGCCAGTCCTGAAGACCGATGGTATCCAGGCGGAGGAAGTGGACATGTCTCAGGAGACCCGTGATAAATTCCTTCTGG AGAAACTGGGCTTCGACAGCGAAAGCGAGGAGTCAGATGAGTACACCGAGAAGATGATCTTCCACGGCGAACTATCCTACGACCTGGTGGTCCCACTGATCGTCGTGTCCTTCTGCCTCCTGATGATCGTGCTGTCCATCGCCCGAGTGATCTACGTGGTGCTGCGCAAGCGCGGCGAGCGCTATCGCATGGCGCTGCTGGCCTCAAAGAACTCGTTCGTATACCAGAAGTTGAGCGAGGACATCGTGAAGCCGACCAGCAAGGAGCAGAAGGAGCCCAAGCATCTGAAGCAGCCAAAGGTGCACCGATACGCGCCCATCAATCAGGTCTAA